One part of the Ochrobactrum quorumnocens genome encodes these proteins:
- a CDS encoding enoyl-CoA hydratase/isomerase family protein — MTTHVKLERLDEFALLTLDRADALNALSFDILGQIGEAIDEAASLSDIRALLLTGAGDRAFCAGADIKELRNRSLAEQLRGSELGQSIFSKLDRFPVPSVALVEGYAFGGGMEFALAATFRLCSPNAVFGLPEVKLGLIPGYGGTQRLPRLIGEGRALEMILTGRSVKAEEAAQIGLVHQVVEGNLMDAGLAFARRFSGFSLPALNFARRAIQRAGDLTLHEGLQVEAELSTMAYRTADAEEGMAAFEEKRKPEFKDA; from the coding sequence TTGACGACTCATGTAAAACTCGAGCGACTGGATGAGTTTGCGCTACTGACGCTCGACCGCGCCGATGCACTCAATGCCCTTTCGTTTGATATCCTTGGCCAGATCGGTGAGGCGATCGATGAAGCCGCTTCTCTTTCTGACATTCGTGCATTGTTGCTGACCGGCGCCGGCGACCGGGCCTTTTGTGCGGGTGCTGACATAAAGGAACTGCGCAACAGATCGCTCGCGGAGCAATTGCGCGGATCTGAACTTGGTCAGAGCATCTTCTCGAAGCTCGATCGTTTTCCAGTGCCCTCCGTGGCACTTGTTGAAGGCTATGCGTTCGGCGGTGGCATGGAGTTCGCCCTGGCGGCAACATTTCGTCTCTGCTCGCCCAATGCGGTTTTTGGTCTGCCTGAGGTCAAGCTTGGACTTATTCCAGGATATGGTGGCACTCAAAGATTGCCCCGATTGATCGGCGAAGGACGCGCCCTGGAAATGATCCTCACTGGGCGTTCGGTGAAAGCGGAGGAAGCCGCCCAGATTGGCCTTGTCCATCAGGTTGTGGAGGGCAATCTGATGGATGCCGGTCTCGCCTTCGCGCGCCGCTTCTCGGGTTTCAGTTTGCCAGCTCTCAACTTCGCCCGCCGCGCGATACAGCGCGCCGGCGATCTTACGCTTCACGAAGGCCTGCAAGTCGAGGCGGAGCTTTCGACAATGGCGTACCGCACTGCTGACGCAGAAGAGGGTATGGCAGCTTTCGAAGAAAAACGTAAACCGGAGTTCAAGGATGCCTGA
- a CDS encoding 3-hydroxyacyl-CoA dehydrogenase NAD-binding domain-containing protein, producing MSKILRVGVCGAGGTMGSGIARVAARAGYETICFDQSIEGLTHARAQAERFFSKSVERGRMTAAQQTEIMRRMKDETDLSALTECDLIVEAIFEDLDAKRQLFSRLDAICKPETIFASNTSTLSITEIASGCGREDRVVGMHFCLPAELMKLIEMSRGINTSDETFRAARAWTEAAGQLPIETQDKPGFILNALLVPFNNDVLRAIEAGLCAPEDIDTAICVALGYKMGPCTLLDLIGLDTQIRLGEAFHPITQDPRAAVPPILRRMVAAGRLGNKSGRGLLTGQQRAPSTEAKSFSIESENESRSFPLGDAFLTRATDGGEVTVCLGGAFSPAPAKVAVIVELGTECLGFHTGEDSGREGSNVVGFARYRNGSDAPSNLIEIARQPKTSAAAVDSARAIFEQAGFRTVICADLPGRIVDRLVRPKYNDALRFLDEGLASAEDMDKTCCLGLGYPDGPIERVTRGGLSRHFDVSAAIHRMTGLPGYAPARAAVVAADRQQNRR from the coding sequence ATGAGTAAAATCTTGAGGGTTGGCGTATGTGGTGCTGGCGGCACGATGGGAAGCGGTATCGCAAGAGTTGCAGCGCGCGCCGGGTATGAGACGATATGCTTCGATCAGTCGATCGAGGGCCTGACACATGCGCGAGCCCAGGCTGAGAGGTTCTTCTCCAAATCCGTCGAACGTGGCCGCATGACGGCAGCTCAGCAAACTGAGATCATGCGGCGTATGAAGGACGAAACGGATCTGAGCGCGCTGACCGAGTGTGACCTGATCGTTGAAGCCATATTCGAGGATCTTGATGCGAAACGGCAACTGTTTTCGCGTCTTGACGCGATATGCAAGCCGGAGACGATCTTCGCTTCAAACACCTCCACCCTGTCGATCACCGAAATCGCCAGCGGCTGCGGTCGCGAAGACCGGGTCGTGGGTATGCACTTTTGCCTGCCTGCTGAACTGATGAAACTGATCGAAATGTCGCGAGGCATCAATACCTCTGATGAAACTTTTCGGGCTGCGCGGGCCTGGACCGAAGCCGCTGGACAACTGCCGATCGAAACCCAGGACAAGCCAGGATTTATCCTGAACGCATTGCTGGTTCCTTTCAACAACGACGTCCTGCGCGCGATCGAGGCCGGGCTGTGCGCACCTGAGGACATTGATACCGCAATATGTGTAGCGCTCGGCTACAAAATGGGTCCATGCACGCTGCTGGACCTGATTGGTCTCGATACACAAATACGTCTGGGGGAGGCTTTCCATCCCATCACGCAGGATCCTCGTGCGGCTGTGCCTCCCATCCTGAGACGAATGGTAGCGGCCGGTCGTCTTGGAAACAAGTCTGGCAGAGGCTTGTTGACCGGCCAGCAGCGTGCTCCCTCAACTGAGGCTAAATCCTTCTCGATAGAATCAGAAAACGAGAGCCGTTCATTTCCGTTGGGCGATGCATTTTTGACCAGAGCCACTGATGGTGGAGAGGTTACTGTATGCCTCGGCGGAGCATTTTCACCTGCCCCTGCGAAAGTTGCGGTAATCGTTGAACTGGGCACCGAATGCCTCGGCTTCCACACAGGAGAGGATTCGGGTCGTGAAGGCTCCAACGTCGTAGGATTTGCGCGATATAGAAACGGTTCAGATGCACCTTCAAATCTGATAGAAATTGCACGTCAACCGAAAACCTCTGCGGCAGCGGTGGATAGTGCTCGAGCAATATTCGAGCAGGCAGGTTTTCGAACAGTAATCTGTGCAGATTTGCCCGGACGCATCGTGGATCGATTGGTTCGTCCGAAATACAATGATGCGTTGCGATTTCTCGATGAAGGCCTCGCCTCGGCCGAGGACATGGACAAGACATGTTGCCTGGGCCTCGGATATCCAGACGGCCCGATTGAGCGGGTAACACGAGGTGGCCTCTCGCGTCATTTCGATGTATCGGCCGCAATCCACCGTATGACGGGATTGCCTGGATATGCACCCGCCCGAGCGGCAGTGGTCGCGGCCGATCGACAGCAAAACCGCCGATAA
- a CDS encoding class I adenylate-forming enzyme family protein yields the protein MRPHLTLHDPTTARTYYEQGLWTSDTFYSLLRKHANNMPSAKALRDGRIHLDWRSLKARVDALADDFIEREIGAGDRVSIWMSNRVEAIVTFLACSRVGAACNPSLHRTFTCAEVIDMLTELQVSALVTEDGWGADADRHDMSSMLERLPFLKKVYKPTNMPLYITQLQETYHANSDTVSYLAFTSGTTGRPKCVMHSSNTILANARDLSREWKISGSDVILTLSPLSHHIAWVAVGQWLVIGAELVVDDPPSGLSRLDWIIETNASYVLGVPTHAMDILAEQQLRGIKDLGSVRIFYMAGAPIPDAIARAFSQQGISPQNVYGMTENSSHQFTHPGDPLNIAVSTCGRGGRSYEVKIWDPENIDRELPQGATGEIGGRGAALMLGYFGDQRSTEQVFNKHGYMMSGDLGSLDALGNLRIEGRLKDVIIRGGHNIYPSRIEAMALTHPNISGAAVFPVRNDRLGEQVCLATIGKVSSSDLLKHLAQEGLSKFDMPEWHVAMESFPLTTSGKVLKRRLIEMAGNAEITPLPVRFQARNKR from the coding sequence ATGCGTCCACACCTCACATTGCACGATCCCACGACCGCTCGCACCTATTACGAGCAAGGTCTCTGGACGTCTGACACCTTCTACTCTCTTTTGCGGAAGCATGCCAACAACATGCCCTCCGCCAAAGCCCTTCGGGATGGCCGCATTCATCTGGACTGGCGCAGTCTCAAAGCAAGAGTCGATGCTCTTGCCGACGACTTCATTGAGCGCGAGATCGGTGCGGGCGACCGGGTTTCGATATGGATGTCAAATCGTGTCGAAGCGATTGTCACATTTCTTGCCTGTTCGCGCGTCGGTGCAGCCTGCAATCCGTCGCTCCATCGCACTTTCACCTGCGCCGAGGTGATCGACATGCTTACTGAATTACAGGTAAGTGCGCTCGTTACGGAAGACGGATGGGGAGCCGACGCTGACAGGCACGACATGTCCAGCATGCTCGAGAGACTGCCTTTCCTGAAGAAGGTCTATAAGCCGACAAACATGCCACTTTACATAACGCAATTGCAGGAGACCTATCACGCCAATTCCGACACGGTATCCTACCTTGCATTCACGTCCGGAACTACCGGCCGACCGAAGTGTGTGATGCACTCGTCCAATACGATTCTGGCCAACGCCAGAGACTTGAGCCGGGAGTGGAAGATTTCGGGCAGCGATGTGATACTTACGTTAAGTCCGCTTTCACATCACATCGCCTGGGTGGCCGTGGGGCAATGGCTGGTCATTGGGGCGGAGCTTGTGGTCGATGACCCTCCAAGCGGGTTGAGCCGGTTGGACTGGATCATTGAAACAAACGCATCTTACGTTTTGGGGGTGCCGACTCACGCAATGGATATTCTCGCCGAGCAGCAATTGCGCGGTATAAAAGATCTCGGTTCCGTGCGCATTTTCTATATGGCCGGGGCACCTATTCCCGATGCCATCGCACGCGCGTTCTCGCAGCAGGGTATTTCACCTCAGAACGTTTACGGGATGACCGAAAACTCGTCGCATCAATTCACGCATCCGGGCGATCCGCTCAATATTGCCGTATCGACCTGTGGTCGTGGCGGTCGATCCTACGAAGTCAAAATCTGGGATCCCGAGAACATTGACCGTGAACTGCCGCAGGGCGCTACGGGCGAGATCGGTGGCCGCGGTGCGGCACTGATGCTTGGCTATTTCGGGGATCAACGCTCGACCGAGCAAGTCTTCAACAAGCACGGCTACATGATGTCGGGAGACCTCGGCTCGCTTGATGCCTTGGGTAATCTTCGGATTGAAGGGCGCTTGAAAGATGTCATCATTCGCGGTGGCCACAATATCTACCCGTCACGCATCGAAGCAATGGCGCTGACCCATCCCAACATTTCCGGTGCAGCCGTTTTTCCTGTGCGAAATGATCGCCTCGGCGAGCAAGTGTGTCTGGCGACGATAGGCAAGGTCTCGTCCAGCGATCTGCTCAAACATCTGGCTCAGGAAGGTCTGTCCAAGTTCGATATGCCTGAATGGCATGTCGCCATGGAAAGCTTTCCGCTAACCACCAGCGGGAAAGTTCTTAAACGGCGCCTGATCGAGATGGCCGGAAACGCCGAGATCACGCCATTACCAGTTCGATTTCAAGCGAGGAACAAGCGTTGA
- a CDS encoding sigma-54 interaction domain-containing protein, whose product MSGSENGIRGLALIDPSGKLAFHSGAASDPRVRAMLSDAGWLKEAEARKLGIIRLVDANHIVLVVSSQKTRIAIMLGEAGETSLQFFLNVEFANDIIEHLLTDPFDAMAVIDAKERLVFVSPIHEKFFGLKAGEGVGKKVRDVIENTRLHHVVRTGVAEVGQIQKMNGRERVVSRHPIRHNGDVVGAIGRVMFKGPQQVEALSRRVNTLEREIETYRNEAKEHSRGESALEAIIGQSPAVLKLRDLIRKVAPLDIPVLIQGESGTGKELVAKALHIMSSRRDNRLVTVNAAALPAQLVESELFGYEPGSFTGADQKGRLGKFEQADKGTIFLDEIGDMPIEVQSKLLRVLQDRVVERVGGDKPRKVDFRLCSATNRNLEESVEQGQFRLDLYYRISPFVIPMPTLAERLEDIPLLVSSFVNELAAQYGKDVPEVDSDVFDYLTERPWPGNVRELRHVVERAFVFSEHGRLRLSNFSDAAGQRKPEPAKAEVVINDASGGTLRTALDRYEHDLMTEAMARFNGNKKKVAEHLGISRSYLYKKLGE is encoded by the coding sequence ATGTCGGGTTCCGAAAATGGTATTCGCGGGTTAGCGTTGATTGATCCGAGCGGAAAGCTAGCCTTCCACTCGGGAGCCGCGTCCGATCCCCGGGTGCGAGCGATGTTATCTGACGCCGGATGGCTGAAAGAGGCGGAGGCTCGCAAGCTGGGGATTATAAGGCTTGTTGATGCAAATCATATCGTCCTCGTCGTCTCCTCACAAAAGACGCGAATTGCCATAATGCTGGGAGAAGCGGGAGAAACGTCATTACAATTCTTTCTCAATGTCGAGTTTGCCAACGACATCATTGAACATCTGCTAACAGACCCATTCGACGCCATGGCGGTAATTGACGCGAAAGAACGCTTGGTCTTTGTGTCACCAATCCACGAGAAGTTTTTCGGTCTAAAGGCTGGGGAAGGTGTGGGGAAGAAGGTCCGCGATGTGATTGAAAACACCAGGCTGCATCACGTTGTTCGAACTGGCGTCGCGGAAGTAGGCCAGATCCAGAAAATGAATGGACGCGAGAGGGTCGTTTCCCGTCATCCCATTCGACACAATGGCGACGTGGTTGGCGCGATCGGCCGGGTAATGTTCAAAGGCCCGCAGCAGGTGGAGGCGCTTTCGCGCCGCGTCAACACTCTCGAACGCGAAATTGAAACCTACCGCAATGAAGCGAAGGAACACTCGCGCGGCGAGAGTGCGCTTGAAGCGATCATCGGTCAAAGTCCCGCCGTGCTGAAACTTAGAGACCTGATCAGGAAAGTTGCTCCTCTCGACATCCCGGTATTGATCCAGGGCGAAAGCGGGACTGGTAAGGAACTTGTCGCCAAAGCGTTGCACATCATGAGTTCGCGCCGGGACAACCGGCTCGTAACGGTCAATGCTGCAGCCCTTCCCGCGCAGCTTGTCGAGAGCGAACTGTTTGGTTACGAACCGGGTTCCTTCACCGGCGCCGATCAGAAGGGTCGGTTGGGCAAGTTCGAGCAGGCAGACAAGGGTACAATCTTCCTCGACGAGATCGGCGATATGCCGATCGAGGTTCAGTCGAAGCTCTTGCGCGTCTTGCAGGATCGCGTCGTCGAGCGTGTCGGGGGTGATAAACCCAGGAAAGTTGACTTCCGTCTGTGCTCGGCAACCAACCGCAACCTCGAAGAGTCCGTCGAACAGGGGCAGTTTCGGCTGGACCTTTATTACAGAATAAGCCCGTTCGTTATCCCCATGCCGACGCTCGCCGAGCGCCTTGAGGACATCCCGCTCTTGGTCTCCTCGTTCGTCAATGAGTTGGCGGCACAATATGGCAAAGATGTTCCCGAGGTTGACAGCGATGTGTTCGATTATCTGACCGAACGACCATGGCCTGGAAACGTGCGCGAACTGCGCCATGTCGTGGAACGTGCCTTCGTATTCAGTGAGCACGGTCGCCTGCGACTTTCAAACTTTTCCGACGCGGCTGGGCAGCGAAAGCCTGAACCGGCGAAAGCGGAAGTGGTAATCAACGATGCGTCAGGCGGCACCTTGCGGACCGCACTGGATAGGTACGAGCACGACCTGATGACCGAGGCGATGGCGCGCTTTAACGGTAACAAAAAGAAGGTCGCCGAGCACCTCGGGATTTCACGAAGCTATCTCTACAAAAAGTTGGGAGAATAA
- a CDS encoding CaiB/BaiF CoA transferase family protein: protein MAGTVRAENQMPWRQLPLIDAGVGCDFLSGCRVVDLTTSIAGPYATMLLSDFGAEVIKVERPEGDDARAWGPPFLDDQALWFTAVNRNKKSVVLDIRKEAGRADLLALIESADVVVTNQPPDIQRKFNLDYETLSKIKSNLVFVSITGFGLDGARSELTSYDLIAEGYSGIMDVTGAAGGAPQKVGAPAADMLAGQDAAMAAMAALFSRQKTGKGAKIDVSLVESMTRLLACRIISYFGSGEVPIRSGGTDSVIAIYQSFDTADEPINLGIGSNAIWTRFWAAVDDATWGSRAEFATNAARRDHRAEIVIRIQSILRTKTRQEWLDLFAGARVPAGPINRVDQTAHDGPLQDRGMFFTLKDGDRLVPQVGLGIRINDTAAVPRSAPPLLGQHTEEVLSELKHSETITKSTLDSKDDIHANHVR from the coding sequence TTGGCTGGAACGGTCCGTGCAGAGAACCAAATGCCGTGGCGCCAACTGCCTCTTATTGATGCTGGAGTGGGGTGTGATTTCCTTTCCGGCTGCCGAGTGGTTGACCTGACGACTTCGATTGCCGGACCTTACGCGACGATGCTGCTGTCTGACTTTGGAGCCGAGGTCATCAAGGTCGAGCGTCCGGAGGGTGATGATGCTCGCGCATGGGGGCCTCCGTTTCTTGACGATCAGGCATTGTGGTTCACCGCCGTCAACCGCAACAAAAAGAGCGTCGTTCTCGACATCAGAAAAGAGGCAGGGCGGGCTGATTTGCTCGCGCTGATTGAAAGCGCCGACGTCGTCGTCACCAACCAGCCGCCGGATATCCAGCGCAAGTTCAACCTTGACTATGAGACGCTCAGCAAGATCAAGAGTAATCTCGTCTTCGTCTCGATCACGGGCTTCGGTCTGGACGGGGCCCGGTCGGAGCTCACATCGTACGATCTGATCGCCGAGGGATATTCCGGCATTATGGATGTGACTGGTGCCGCAGGCGGTGCACCCCAGAAAGTGGGCGCTCCCGCTGCGGATATGCTCGCAGGTCAGGATGCTGCAATGGCCGCCATGGCTGCACTCTTCTCTCGCCAAAAGACAGGTAAGGGTGCCAAGATCGATGTCAGTTTGGTTGAGAGCATGACGCGTCTGCTCGCATGCCGGATCATCAGTTATTTCGGTTCGGGAGAAGTGCCCATCCGGTCTGGGGGAACCGACAGCGTTATAGCGATTTATCAGAGTTTTGATACCGCCGACGAGCCGATCAACCTGGGCATCGGATCAAACGCCATCTGGACGCGGTTCTGGGCAGCAGTCGATGACGCTACCTGGGGCTCGCGAGCAGAATTTGCCACAAACGCAGCACGCCGGGATCATCGCGCAGAAATCGTCATCCGAATACAATCGATCCTTCGCACGAAAACACGGCAGGAATGGCTCGATCTTTTTGCCGGCGCGCGCGTTCCGGCGGGTCCGATCAATCGTGTCGATCAAACCGCACACGATGGTCCGCTGCAGGACCGTGGGATGTTTTTCACGCTGAAGGATGGTGACCGGCTCGTCCCGCAAGTCGGGCTCGGCATTCGTATAAATGATACCGCAGCTGTTCCCAGATCAGCTCCTCCGTTGCTTGGTCAACACACAGAGGAAGTTCTCTCTGAGCTGAAGCACAGTGAAACAATCACGAAAAGCACTTTGGATAGCAAAGATGACATACACGCAAATCACGTACGATGA
- a CDS encoding acyl-CoA dehydrogenase family protein translates to MKLYQQISDARRWTDIEQQMLEQVQRVSDRVIAPNAAHIDRTGEFPWQNIKALNDLGLNAIFVPEAFGGVPMSYALYLEIVSIISEACASTGIIYATNFHGMKPLVQFGNLEQQERLLPRIAEGGLGALAITEPSAGSDATGMKTSFTPDGDEIIIRGSKTFISNGDVADLYLLFGKWAEIDDPKKAISVLIFEKGTPGFSVVSKEHKMGHNGSSTCTIAFDDCRVPRANLIGVPGDGLKILFASLNKSRPSIAAHARGIARAAFKDMIAYGNERAQGGKRVLEYQGNQFTLADLACELVMVERWIDHVAALVDEGEEDIGLAASVAKLRASDLAMKMTIECVQFYGGYGYCQDYRAERLMRDAKITQIWEGTNQIHRQLIGRSFVSK, encoded by the coding sequence ATGAAGCTATACCAACAGATTTCCGATGCCCGGCGTTGGACCGACATCGAACAACAGATGCTGGAACAAGTTCAGCGGGTTTCAGACAGGGTTATCGCCCCCAATGCTGCTCATATTGATCGCACAGGCGAGTTCCCTTGGCAGAACATCAAGGCACTCAACGATTTGGGACTTAATGCCATTTTTGTCCCCGAGGCATTCGGGGGGGTTCCCATGTCATATGCTCTTTATCTCGAGATTGTCTCGATCATCTCAGAAGCATGTGCCTCCACGGGCATCATCTATGCGACGAACTTCCATGGTATGAAGCCTTTGGTTCAGTTCGGTAACCTCGAGCAGCAAGAACGTCTGTTACCCAGAATTGCGGAAGGGGGGCTTGGTGCCCTTGCGATTACTGAGCCCTCGGCAGGTTCGGACGCAACCGGCATGAAAACAAGCTTCACACCTGATGGCGATGAGATCATCATTCGCGGATCGAAGACATTCATCTCCAACGGCGACGTTGCGGATCTTTACCTGCTTTTTGGCAAGTGGGCGGAAATCGATGATCCTAAAAAGGCGATCTCGGTCCTGATATTCGAGAAGGGCACGCCTGGCTTCTCCGTAGTTTCGAAAGAACACAAAATGGGCCATAACGGCTCATCGACCTGCACAATCGCTTTCGATGATTGCCGTGTCCCGCGCGCCAACCTGATTGGTGTGCCGGGCGACGGCCTAAAGATTCTTTTCGCATCGCTTAACAAGTCGCGACCTTCGATCGCGGCTCATGCACGTGGAATTGCACGTGCGGCATTCAAAGACATGATCGCCTATGGAAATGAGCGGGCGCAAGGGGGCAAACGCGTTCTCGAGTATCAGGGCAACCAATTCACCCTTGCTGATCTCGCATGCGAGCTTGTCATGGTTGAACGGTGGATCGACCATGTTGCAGCCCTGGTTGACGAGGGCGAAGAGGATATCGGACTGGCCGCGTCAGTCGCCAAATTGAGAGCGAGCGACCTGGCGATGAAAATGACGATCGAATGCGTCCAGTTCTATGGCGGGTACGGCTACTGCCAGGACTATCGCGCGGAACGTTTGATGCGTGACGCGAAAATCACCCAGATCTGGGAAGGCACCAATCAAATTCACAGGCAGCTGATAGGACGGAGTTTCGTTTCCAAATGA
- a CDS encoding SDR family NAD(P)-dependent oxidoreductase translates to MPEGQIIVTGGSKGIGLAIAGELIRRGRDVVCLSRSGDGTAGHQIRCDMTDEEAVRQAMVTIAERGPIAGLVNNAGVHTSAPAAAVTVADFNRTIALNATAVMVAAREVFPHLKDNGGTIINIGSFFDRIGAPDNLAYCASKAAVGAMTRVMAVEWARHSIGVINVAPGYIETDLNRDYLAKAKVQAWMGSRIPTGAPGKPHSVAQLVASLIIENIAYLTGETIYIDGGQGINH, encoded by the coding sequence ATGCCTGAGGGTCAGATAATTGTTACCGGAGGTTCGAAAGGCATTGGGCTTGCCATCGCAGGCGAACTGATCCGCCGGGGTCGCGATGTCGTTTGCCTATCCCGGTCTGGCGACGGCACTGCGGGTCATCAGATCAGGTGTGACATGACGGACGAAGAAGCTGTCAGGCAGGCAATGGTCACAATCGCCGAGCGCGGTCCCATCGCCGGATTGGTGAATAACGCTGGCGTCCACACCAGTGCGCCCGCAGCCGCTGTCACCGTGGCCGACTTTAACAGGACGATCGCATTGAACGCGACGGCTGTCATGGTTGCCGCTCGCGAGGTCTTTCCGCACCTCAAAGACAATGGTGGCACCATCATCAACATAGGGTCCTTCTTTGACCGCATCGGCGCACCAGACAATCTTGCATACTGCGCTTCAAAAGCAGCGGTGGGGGCAATGACCAGGGTTATGGCGGTTGAGTGGGCGCGCCACAGTATTGGCGTCATAAACGTCGCTCCGGGATACATTGAGACGGACTTGAACAGAGATTACCTCGCGAAGGCCAAGGTGCAGGCATGGATGGGGTCACGCATTCCAACCGGCGCCCCTGGAAAGCCCCACAGCGTAGCCCAGCTCGTTGCATCACTGATAATCGAGAACATTGCGTATCTTACCGGCGAGACCATCTACATCGACGGCGGCCAAGGAATTAATCACTGA
- a CDS encoding enoyl-CoA hydratase-related protein, which produces MTYTQITYDEDGPIGTITLNRPDKGNMFTETMCHEIRDCIEAIRRETRTRVLVLTGAGDRFFCIGGEKSGMEDTRLYAGVLPTLEIYEAIDRLQKPVIASVNGFAVGGGNVLQMVCDVTIAKESAVFRQVGPMMGSFDAGYGTWYLEDLVGKKRAKEIWYANPKISATEAKQMGLINRVVPDSELKERTREFALEIAERGAFALASIKGAFNARHGGVAGLSRVTHDLLLSQYLTTDEHDELSASFNEKRKPDPTKFGR; this is translated from the coding sequence ATGACATACACGCAAATCACGTACGATGAAGACGGTCCAATTGGCACGATTACGTTGAACAGACCTGATAAAGGCAATATGTTCACCGAGACGATGTGCCATGAGATCAGAGATTGCATCGAAGCGATCCGACGCGAAACGCGCACTCGGGTGCTTGTTTTAACGGGTGCCGGCGATCGCTTTTTCTGTATTGGAGGTGAGAAATCCGGCATGGAGGATACGCGCCTCTATGCCGGCGTGCTCCCGACGTTGGAGATATACGAAGCGATTGACCGGCTGCAAAAGCCGGTGATTGCGTCGGTCAATGGCTTTGCTGTTGGCGGCGGCAACGTTCTGCAAATGGTTTGTGACGTCACCATTGCCAAGGAATCAGCGGTATTCAGGCAGGTCGGACCTATGATGGGCTCGTTCGATGCTGGTTACGGTACGTGGTACCTCGAGGATCTGGTCGGCAAAAAGCGGGCTAAGGAAATCTGGTACGCAAACCCGAAGATTTCTGCCACTGAGGCGAAGCAGATGGGGCTGATCAACCGTGTCGTTCCTGACTCCGAACTGAAAGAGCGCACCCGGGAGTTTGCACTTGAGATCGCTGAACGCGGCGCTTTTGCGCTTGCTTCAATCAAGGGCGCCTTCAATGCGCGTCACGGCGGTGTTGCCGGCTTGTCGCGTGTCACGCATGATTTGCTTCTCAGTCAGTATCTAACAACCGACGAGCACGATGAACTGAGTGCCTCGTTCAATGAAAAGCGGAAGCCTGACCCAACAAAATTCGGTCGCTAG